The Haloplanus natans DSM 17983 DNA segment TGGCCGCCGCGCGCCGGTCGATGGCCCGGCGGCGACAGCGTCGTCGGCCCACCCTCTCGGGCACGACTCACCGGCCGCATGCTCGTGTCTCATAGTACGCGACACTGGTTGTGTCAAGATAAAAATAACGTATATACTGTATAGACTGCCGTGAGCGGTCCATTGAGGAACGTTCCCGTGGGTATCCGTGGTCTCTCAAACGGCTGTTTGTGCCTTGGGAGGGGTTTTGGGCCGTCGTGGCGTATCGCGATCCATGAACCGACGACGACCGATCGGCGTGGTGCTCGTAGCGCTGGTACTGCTCGCCGGCTGTGGCGGTTCGGCCGGCGGTGCAGCGGGCGGCGGTGGTGACTCGGCAGCCCTCGCGGAGACGAACGTCGAGGCCGAACGAGCCGCGGACGCCGGCGGTGGCGACGGCGGCGACGCCGCTCGGACGGACGGCACGGCCGCGGCCGAGCGGTCGATCATCCGCACCGGCGAGGTCCGGTTGCGCGTCGAGGATTACGAGCGGGCGCGGACGAACCTGACCGCGGCCGTCGAGGCCCGCGGGGGCTACGTCAGCGACTCGACGAAGCAGGTCAATGACCGCGGCGAGGCGTCGTGGACCACCGGTCGACTCGTCCTCCGGGTGCCCGCCGAGAACTTCTCCGGTACGATGACCGCCGTCGAGAGCGAGGGCCGAGTGCTCGAATCGAGCACGTCGACCCAGGACGTGACCGATCAGGTGGTCGACCTGCAGGCCCGACTGGACAACCTCCGCGCCGAACGCGACCGACTCCGCGAACTGTACCAACGCGCCAACGACACCGAGGACGTCCTCGCCGTCGAGCGTCGCCTCTCCGAGGTGCAAACCGAGATAGAGCGAACCGAAGCGCGTCTCCAGAACCTCCAGCGCCGGGTCGCCTACTCCACGATCACTGTCGAGATGACCGAACCTCGGCCCGACCGCCCGGCGCCCGACCAGTGGTACGACACGCCCGTCCTCGCCGCCTTCCTCGACTCGGTCCACGGCGTCGGCGTCGTCCTCCGGGCGGCAGTCGTCGGCTTCGCCTACGCCGCCCCCTACCTACTCGTCTTCCTCGCGCCCTTTGCCGTCGTGGGTGCGCTCGTCTATCGCTTCCGTCGCCGCATCCTCGGCGGCGACGGGGAGTAGCGTTTTGCGCCGAGCGTCCCTAGCCCCGCTATGGCCCGG contains these protein-coding regions:
- a CDS encoding DUF4349 domain-containing protein, encoding MNRRRPIGVVLVALVLLAGCGGSAGGAAGGGGDSAALAETNVEAERAADAGGGDGGDAARTDGTAAAERSIIRTGEVRLRVEDYERARTNLTAAVEARGGYVSDSTKQVNDRGEASWTTGRLVLRVPAENFSGTMTAVESEGRVLESSTSTQDVTDQVVDLQARLDNLRAERDRLRELYQRANDTEDVLAVERRLSEVQTEIERTEARLQNLQRRVAYSTITVEMTEPRPDRPAPDQWYDTPVLAAFLDSVHGVGVVLRAAVVGFAYAAPYLLVFLAPFAVVGALVYRFRRRILGGDGE